GGTTCGGCCCCAGCAGGGGACGCAACAGGACGGACGCACCCCGGGTGATGGGTTCGGCGTAGCGCATCAGCCCCCAAGTGGCGCCGAACGAGAGTTGGAAGCCCACATCCCAAAGCACGGTGGGCCGCAGCAGGGCCATCAGCGCGGCGGCGAAGAGCAAGGCGGTGTAAGGGTGGTTGGGCCGGGCGGTGCGGCGGGCCAGCACGGCCAGGCTGCCCATGAGGGCGGCCCGCACCACAGCGGCGTCGGCGCCCACGAACACGGTGTACACCCCAATGCCCGACACGGCCGCCAGGCTCCCCCACAACGGGCCCCACCAGCGGCCCAGCCAGGTCATGAGTACCCCCGCGATGAGGGTGATGTTGAAGCCGCTGATGGCGATGATGTGGGCCGTGCCCGTGTCACGAAAGGCCTGGTAGAGACCCTCAGGGATGCGGCTATCGTCTCCCAAAAGGATGCCTGCCAGCAGCCCGGCTTCGGGCTGGGGCCAGAGGCGCGCCACCTCGAGCAAAGCCCGGCGACGCAGGGCAAAGAGGGCCGCCAGGAAGGGGTTGCCCTGGCCACGGGCCAGCATCCCCACCCGCCGCGCTTTCAGGACGGCGTAAATACCCTGCCGGGCGAGGTAATCGCGGTAGGAGAAGGCGCGGCCCTGAGGCGGACTGCGCAGGTCGCCGCGCAGCACCACCCGGTCGCCGTAACGCAAGCCGCGGGCCTCAGCCCAGGGAGCCCGGGCCAGCACGAGGCCATGGACGGGAAAATGGCCCGTTTCGTCGGCAAAGCGCAGGCGCTCGGCCCGCACCCGCAGCACGGCGCGGTCGCCCCGGCGCTCAGGAGGGGCGCTCAGCACCCCGACCAGGACCACCTCACGGCCCGTGTCGCGATAGGCGGCCACAGCATCCGGGGCGCTCCAATCAGGCAGCGCCGCGCGGTAGCGGGCCACGCCCAGGAGCGAGACGGCTGCCAGGCTCAGCCAGGCGAGGGCAGGCCGACGGGCCAGGGCCGCGCGCAGGGCCAGCAAGGTCAACCCGGCGCCCAAAGCATAGGGCCATGACACAGCCCAGCGTGCGCCCAGGGCCACACCCAGCAGCCAGGCCAGGCTATGCGCCAAAAGCGGCAACCGCTGCCACCACGGGCGCACCCTGCCGGATAAGCGCGCTGTGGGCGGAAGAGGCGCCATGGCACAGCCCCCGTGCTTCAACCCCACCACACCCCGGGCGACAGGGTTGTGGGGTCAATCCCCATTCCTCCCCGAAGCACAGTGCCTCGTAGGGGGAAGGGCAGCGAAAGCCTTGAAAGCCTTACATCTGCCCTAACATCCAGGTCATGGCGACGCCCATCAGCGTAAGCCAGGGCGTCCAGGTGGGCACGCGGCGACGATAGTCCCGATACACCGCCCCCCATTCGCGCACCAAACGTCTCTCTTCGAGGCGCTCCCCAACGACAAGATACAGGCTCAACGCCGCGTAAAGCAACGCCTGATTGCGCGTCATCAGCGGAGAGGCCCAAAGGAAGAGCAGGCTTCCGACATAGATGGGGTGTCGCATCCAGCGATACGGCCCGGCGGCGGTGAAGGGACGGTCGCCTTCCGGATCGCGCAACCCTAAGAAGGCCCACACCCCTGTGCGGCGCACGGCGTCCAGCACCAGCAGCATGCCCAGGATTTGCACGGTCACGGCCAGGGCCGCCCAGGGCCAGGGCAAACGGTACAGCAGGCAGTCGGGGTAACGCACCGGCAGGGCCAGCACCGGCAACAGCAAAACCGTGGCAAGGCCGTTGAACGCCAGGCGATAGGCTCCACCGCGCAGCCCCAGGCGCCGCGCAGCCCACGCTTTCGCCGACTGCGAGGCCAGGGCGGAGTGCAAAGCCCCGTACAGGGCCACCGCACCGAAGAGGATGCCGGCCATCTGCCAGATCGCCATAAGAAAGCCCAAGGAGGCCTCGACGGCCCCCGGAACGCTAATCCCCGGTAAAGAGCGGCAGGTGCTCCAGCGCGATGATGTTCATCCACTTCGCGCGGTCGCCCTCGGTGCAGATGGCCGCCTCGGCGACCACCTCGGCGCCCGCCTTTTCCATCACCAGTCGCATCCCCTGCAAAGTGGACCCCGTGCTGATGACATCGTCCACCAGGGCTACCTTTTTGCCCCGGATGAGTTCGCGGTCCTTTTCGTCGAGATAGAGCGTTTGCGGCTTGCCGGTGGTAATGGAAAGGGTTTCGGCCTGAATGGCCTCCCCCATGTAAGGCTTGTAGGCCTTGCGCAGCACCACATAGGGCTTCGCCATCTCGGCCGCCAGGGCATAGGCCAGCGGGATGGCCTTGGCCTCCGCGGTGACCAGCACATCAAAATCCACGGCGCGCAACTTTTCGGCCAGGGCCCTGGCTGCGGCCTGCGTCAGTTCCACATCGCCCAAAATGTTGAGCACGGCGATCTTCAACCCCGGCGCGACTTCAAACAAAGGCAAATCTCGCTGCACGCCGGCGATGGTGATGGGGTAAGTTTCCCGTTTGGGGGTCATGGCTGCCTCCTGGGTGGGGTGTTCGGGTGCGGTGAGATTATACAACAAAACCGCCGCTGAGCCCCCCTCCTGGGGGAAAATGGTGTAAGATGAAAGTGTCGCTGTGCGGAGGGGGCCTCTCCAAAGGAGCGGACCATGAAAGGCAAAACCATCGGTTGGGCCGTGACCGTGGCCCTTACCACGGCCATCCTCACCTTTTGGCACCTCGCGCAGGAGAACACCGCCGAGGTCGAACTCTCCCCGGTGGTGGTCACCCAGGAACCCATAGAAATAATCCTGACCCCCGTGGTGATGACCGCCGAACCCACCCCAGAAACGCTGCCCTCCGTGGTGATGACCATCGCCCTCACCGAGGAGGTCATCGACATTTACATCAAACCCCAGGGGGCCTGTGTGGACATCCTGGAAGCCAGCACCTGCCTGGATTACTGGGGTGACTACTGGACCCCGCAAACCATGGCTTTGCAATGCAGCGCACCGGGGGCCACCTACATCACCAATCCTTGTCCCACAGAGGACCGTATGGGGGGATGCCGCTTCAACAAGGGTCAGCCCACCGAGTTCATCATGTGGATCTACCGCATCGGCGGAGAGGCCTTCACCGAGGCCACGGCCGGCGCCTTCCTGAACGACTGCGCCACTCTGGGCGCCGAGCCGTTGCCGTAGGCAAAAATAACGGCCTGACAGATGGGGCGCATCTGTCAGGCCGTCATGGTA
The window above is part of the Anaerolineae bacterium genome. Proteins encoded here:
- a CDS encoding isoprenylcysteine carboxylmethyltransferase family protein — protein: MGFLMAIWQMAGILFGAVALYGALHSALASQSAKAWAARRLGLRGGAYRLAFNGLATVLLLPVLALPVRYPDCLLYRLPWPWAALAVTVQILGMLLVLDAVRRTGVWAFLGLRDPEGDRPFTAAGPYRWMRHPIYVGSLLFLWASPLMTRNQALLYAALSLYLVVGERLEERRLVREWGAVYRDYRRRVPTWTPWLTLMGVAMTWMLGQM
- a CDS encoding adenine phosphoribosyltransferase (Catalyzes a salvage reaction resulting in the formation of AMP, that is energically less costly than de novo synthesis); its protein translation is MTPKRETYPITIAGVQRDLPLFEVAPGLKIAVLNILGDVELTQAAARALAEKLRAVDFDVLVTAEAKAIPLAYALAAEMAKPYVVLRKAYKPYMGEAIQAETLSITTGKPQTLYLDEKDRELIRGKKVALVDDVISTGSTLQGMRLVMEKAGAEVVAEAAICTEGDRAKWMNIIALEHLPLFTGD